In Puniceibacterium sp. IMCC21224, one genomic interval encodes:
- a CDS encoding NADPH-dependent F420 reductase, producing MKITILGRGNMGAPLAELSRKAGHEVTVVGQDGNAATAIKDADLVVLALHFEPAKALLSNTGVCDALDGKLLIDVTNPLAPDYMSLTVGHESSAGETLAALVPGTRVVKAFNTVFADLLKNQASGKDAPVPVYVAGDDADARAQVVAFVEDVGMVAIESGPLGNARYLEPMAEMMIQLGYGLGHGADIGFALVKAA from the coding sequence ATGAAGATAACAATTCTGGGGCGCGGCAACATGGGCGCACCGCTTGCGGAACTGAGCCGCAAAGCAGGGCATGAAGTGACTGTCGTCGGTCAGGACGGCAATGCTGCGACCGCAATCAAGGACGCCGATCTGGTCGTGCTCGCCCTGCACTTTGAGCCGGCAAAAGCACTGCTGTCGAATACGGGCGTTTGTGACGCGCTTGACGGCAAGCTGCTCATCGACGTGACCAACCCGCTGGCACCCGACTACATGAGCCTCACAGTCGGGCACGAGAGTTCCGCGGGCGAGACGCTGGCGGCGCTTGTCCCCGGCACAAGGGTCGTCAAGGCGTTCAACACCGTTTTTGCCGACCTACTGAAGAACCAGGCGAGCGGTAAGGACGCCCCGGTTCCGGTTTATGTCGCCGGGGACGATGCCGATGCACGCGCGCAGGTCGTCGCTTTTGTCGAGGATGTGGGCATGGTGGCCATCGAAAGCGGGCCTCTGGGCAACGCCCGATATCTCGAACCGATGGCAGAGATGATGATCCAGCTCGGCTATGGGCTGGGCCATGGCGCGGACATCGGTTTCGCACTGGTGAAGGCCGCCTGA
- a CDS encoding helix-turn-helix domain-containing protein — protein MKTRIDPDQTPMPLFALKERYAHIHVPFHRHRRAQLIHVNDGTLTVATRDRRWVIPPQRGVWIAPGVDHRIASSMPFTLTTCYIEPDRFDVPAQGIVAVDALTHALLPEVADLGANWNTPDAERLVAVLFDRLAMLPTPGCGLPLASDGPLKRLTDILLNDPASQESLSALAPRAGLSERTATRYFLTRLGISFGAWRRQLRLQTALAQLGAGATVTVVAFDVGYRDVSSFITAFRAEYGSSPGRMFRRKLSDNVKG, from the coding sequence ATGAAAACGCGGATCGACCCAGACCAAACACCGATGCCGCTTTTTGCATTGAAGGAGCGGTACGCGCACATCCATGTGCCGTTTCACAGGCATCGCCGCGCACAGCTCATCCATGTGAACGACGGCACGCTCACCGTCGCCACGCGGGATCGCCGTTGGGTCATTCCCCCGCAACGGGGCGTCTGGATTGCACCCGGCGTGGACCATCGGATCGCATCTTCCATGCCTTTCACGCTGACGACCTGCTACATCGAACCTGACCGTTTCGATGTTCCTGCGCAGGGGATCGTTGCTGTCGATGCGCTGACGCACGCCTTGTTGCCCGAAGTAGCTGACCTTGGCGCGAACTGGAACACGCCGGACGCCGAGCGGCTGGTTGCAGTGCTCTTCGATCGGTTAGCGATGTTGCCAACTCCGGGATGTGGCCTGCCGCTTGCGTCGGACGGGCCTTTAAAACGGTTGACTGACATTCTGTTGAACGACCCGGCAAGCCAGGAATCACTGTCGGCCCTAGCACCCCGCGCAGGCCTGAGCGAACGGACGGCCACACGATATTTCCTGACCAGGCTTGGGATTTCCTTCGGCGCCTGGCGTCGTCAGTTGCGCCTCCAGACTGCACTGGCGCAACTGGGGGCCGGAGCCACCGTCACGGTAGTTGCGTTCGATGTCGGCTACAGAGACGTGTCATCCTTCATAACGGCGTTCCGCGCCGAATACGGAAGCTCACCGGGACGGATGTTTAGGAGGAAGCTGTCTGACAATGTGAAAGGCTAA